The genomic window ATTAATGGGCAAGTAGGGATGCCTGAACTTTACTTTGAAGCAGCCGCAGTCATCATTACGCTTGTTATTTTAGGGAAGCTGTTTGAAGTGCGTGCAAAAGGTCGAACAGGGAAAGCAATTGAAAAGTTACTCGATATGCAAGCGAAAACCGCACGTATAGTGCGAGATGGTTTAGAAGTGGAAGTCCCTGTAGAAGCGGTTGTTGTTGGTGACACGTTTATTGTTCGTCCCGGCGAAAAAATACCAGTAGATGGAGAAATTGTAAAAGGAAGTTCTGCCCTTGATGAATCGATGATTACTGGAGAAAGTATTCCTGTTGATAAAAAGCCAAAGGATGTTGTTATCGGCGGAACAATCAATAAAAATGGAACGCTAACGGTGAACGCAACCAAAGTGGGAAAAGATACAGCTCTCGCGCAAATTGTAAAAGTGGTTGAGGAGGCGCAAGGTAGTAAAGCTGATATTCAGCGCGTTGCCGACCGAGTGTCAGGCGTATTTGTGCCGATTGTCGTGCTTATTGCAGTAGGTTCTTTTCTTGCATGGTATTTCCTAATTGAGCCGGGAGATGTCCGTTCTGCTCTCGTGCCACTCATTACGGTACTTGTAATCGCTTGTCCGTGTGCCCTCGGACTGGCAACTCCAACGTCTATTATGGCGGGATCAGGAAGAGCTGCGGAAATGGGTGTTCTTTTTAAAGGTGGCGAGCATTTAGAGCATACGCGGAATATCCAGACGGTCGTGCTTGATAAAACAGGAACAGTAACAAAAGGTGAGCCAGAGTTAACGAATGTAGACATTGTAAATGGAACGGAACAGGATGTATTAGCACTTGTAGGTGCTGCTGAGAAACATTCTGAGCATCCACTTGCTAAAGCGATTGTTGACGGCATAAAGAAGCGAGGCATCTCTATTCCAGAGCCGGAACAGTTTACGGCGTTGCCTGGATTTGGGGTAGAGGCCCAAGTGGATGGTAAGACCCTTTATATTGGAACAAGAAAGTTAATGAAGCAGCATCAACTTGATAGTCAATTGATTGAAGAAAAGATGGCAACTCTTGAAACAGCAGGGAAAACAGCGATGGTAATCGCGATTGACAACGAGATAGCAGGCCTTATCGCTGTCTCAGATACGGTTAAAGACACGTCAAAAGCAGCGGTAGCACGGATGAAGTCCCTTGGGCTAGAGGTTATCATGCTAACAGGCGATAACGAAAAAACAGCGACGGCCATTGGTAATCAAGTAGGTATTGACCGCGTCATCGCTGAAGTCGTTCCAGAGCAAAAAGCGGATGAAATAAAAAAGCTTCAGCTAGAAGGTAAGAAAGTGGCTATGGTTGGAGATGGAATGAATGATGCACCTGCATTGGCTGTAGCGGATGTTGGAATGGCGATTGGTACAGGAACTGATGTAGCAATCGAAGCGGCAGATGTGACGTTAATGCGAGGCGATTTGCAAAGCGTGGCTGACAGCATTCAACTTAGTGAAAAAACGATGCGAAATATTAAACAAAACTTATTCTTCGCATTTGTTTACAATTCAGCAGGTATTCCAATTGCTGCCGCGGGGTTATTAGCACCTTGGGTAGCTGGGGCAGCGATGGCATTTAGCTCGGTTTCAGTCGTCTTAAATGCGCTACGTTTACAACGAATGCGCTTTAAGAAAGAAGGTGATTCTCGTGAACAGTAAGGCATGGGTGCTAATTGGAATTGCTTATCTTATTTTGGTTGTGACAGCATACGGTTTAATTACGGGTGAGAATATTTTTCAAAGTGGCACGATGCACGAGGCACACAGTGAAGAGCTTGGGCAGGAGCCTGATGTGAATCACAATGAACATGAAGGTCAGGGAACGGATGAATCACAAGTCCTAACACATGTAAGGTACCAAGATGACCAATTAATGATCCACCTTGAAGATGAGGAAGGGAACCCACCTGAGTTAGAAGTCTCTCATGAACAAGAAATGCATGTGATTGTGGTGTCCAATGACTTGGAGAAGTATTTGCACCTTCATCCTGAAAAGCAAGGTGAAGGGGTGTTTGTTATCAACCAATCTCTTGCTGACGGAGAGTATCAGATTTTTGTTGATGTATCACCGAAAGGAAAAATGTATACTCCTTCTGCAAATGCTATGCAAGTAGGCGAAGCACCAACGGCGAAAACTCAGTTGGAAAAAGATGTGGTTTGGACAAAAGAAGTCGAAGGCAAAACGGTCACGCTGGAAGCGGTTGAAGCCAAAGTTGATGAACCCGTCCAACTTGTGTTTGACTTACACGGTGAAACGCCTGAGCCGTATTTAGGTGCACTTGGTCATGTCGTCATTTTAGATGAAGCAGTAGAAGCGTTTATTCACGTTCATCCAGTTAGTCATGACGATACACGCTTCGATGCTCATTTTACTCAGTCGGGCACTTATAAGCTATGGGCAGAGTTTCAGTATCGCGATGAAGGAGTTATCGCTTTTCCTTTTGTGATTGAAGTCAACTAAGGAATAGACCAAAGAAATAGAATGGAGGAACAATAAATGAAAACAATTGAATTAAAGGTAAGTGGCATGTCTTGTGGACATTGCG from Shouchella hunanensis includes these protein-coding regions:
- a CDS encoding heavy metal translocating P-type ATPase; this encodes MVEKEVYIPIEGMTCAACANRIEKGLTRLDGVDKANVNFATEKAKIRYHSEKITPKAFEEKIQHLGYNVNKEKVVFAITGMTCAACANRIEKKLTRIDGVSSASVNFAVENVTVEYNSSEVTPVDLKEAVKKIGYTLNEQDSNEETADYRDKEIRNQTGKFIFAAILSLPLLWTMVTHFEFTSFLYMPDMFMNPWVQLALATPVQFIAGAQFYKGAYKALRSKSANMDVLIALGTTVAFFYSLFLGYEWHINGQVGMPELYFEAAAVIITLVILGKLFEVRAKGRTGKAIEKLLDMQAKTARIVRDGLEVEVPVEAVVVGDTFIVRPGEKIPVDGEIVKGSSALDESMITGESIPVDKKPKDVVIGGTINKNGTLTVNATKVGKDTALAQIVKVVEEAQGSKADIQRVADRVSGVFVPIVVLIAVGSFLAWYFLIEPGDVRSALVPLITVLVIACPCALGLATPTSIMAGSGRAAEMGVLFKGGEHLEHTRNIQTVVLDKTGTVTKGEPELTNVDIVNGTEQDVLALVGAAEKHSEHPLAKAIVDGIKKRGISIPEPEQFTALPGFGVEAQVDGKTLYIGTRKLMKQHQLDSQLIEEKMATLETAGKTAMVIAIDNEIAGLIAVSDTVKDTSKAAVARMKSLGLEVIMLTGDNEKTATAIGNQVGIDRVIAEVVPEQKADEIKKLQLEGKKVAMVGDGMNDAPALAVADVGMAIGTGTDVAIEAADVTLMRGDLQSVADSIQLSEKTMRNIKQNLFFAFVYNSAGIPIAAAGLLAPWVAGAAMAFSSVSVVLNALRLQRMRFKKEGDSREQ